A region from the Brachyspira hampsonii genome encodes:
- a CDS encoding carbohydrate ABC transporter permease, with product MRTSKKNKIITILLYVLLSIGAFFSIYPIYFMFVAATKSSGEIFMNTPPIFFGDYFFENLKSLSNRIPIWTALFNSLKVSIIFTVINLLLCSLSGYAFAKFDFKGKNFLFTCVLLSMMIPVYSRLIPLYRMMTFVNLQNTHIALILPGLAGAFGVFLMRQNFVSIPDALIEAARLDGASEIYIFAKIIMPLMIPSLAALGIYIFMGQWSNFTWPLIILNTENMYTLPVALSVLKGDTRIDYGQIMVGAIFAVLPVLVAFLFSSKYFISGLMGGAVKE from the coding sequence ATGAGAACTAGTAAAAAAAATAAAATAATCACAATATTATTATATGTATTATTATCAATAGGAGCTTTTTTCAGTATATATCCTATTTACTTTATGTTTGTAGCAGCAACAAAAAGTTCAGGAGAAATATTTATGAATACTCCTCCGATATTTTTTGGAGATTATTTCTTTGAAAATTTGAAATCTCTTAGCAATAGAATTCCTATATGGACAGCATTATTTAATTCTTTAAAAGTATCAATAATATTTACAGTTATTAATCTTCTTTTATGTTCATTATCAGGATATGCATTTGCTAAATTTGATTTTAAAGGCAAGAATTTTTTATTTACTTGCGTGCTTCTTTCTATGATGATACCTGTTTACAGCAGATTAATACCTTTATATAGAATGATGACATTTGTTAATCTACAAAATACACATATTGCACTTATATTGCCTGGTTTAGCCGGAGCATTTGGTGTATTTTTGATGAGGCAGAATTTTGTTAGTATACCAGATGCTTTGATAGAAGCTGCAAGATTAGACGGAGCAAGTGAAATATATATTTTTGCTAAAATTATCATGCCTTTAATGATACCTTCTCTTGCAGCTTTAGGAATATATATTTTTATGGGACAATGGAGTAATTTCACTTGGCCTTTAATAATTTTGAATACAGAAAATATGTATACATTGCCTGTGGCACTTTCTGTATTAAAAGGTGATACTCGTATAGATTACGGGCAAATTATGGTTGGTGCAATTTTTGCAGTACTTCCTGTTTTGGTAGCTTTCCTATTCTCAAGTAAGTACTTTATATCAGGACTTATGGGAGGAGCTGTAAAAGAGTGA
- a CDS encoding carbohydrate ABC transporter permease: protein MKKYSRRFGFYLSIPVIITLILFNFWPFIETIVLSFMTQRRGEFLFNGIKNYQRLFGDNIFRAAIVNSFIFYIIRLPIMLITSTLLGSIIHRGVKKLKSFFEASYFIPVLVDAVAYSMIFLLIFQDRGVINFVLSKFGIEAIPWLKQTIPAKLLIVIAVSWRWTGYNMILFLAAMQNIPEDYYEAATIDGANSWQKFLYVTLPSLKPIILFTTIMSTIGTLNLFEEPFLLTNGGPNNGTMTLGLYIYNQAFVSLNMTYAATISVLILIIVGTLTFLQLKLGDKKS from the coding sequence ATGAAGAAATATTCAAGAAGATTCGGATTCTATTTATCAATTCCTGTTATTATTACTTTAATATTATTCAATTTTTGGCCTTTTATTGAAACAATTGTATTGAGTTTTATGACGCAGAGAAGAGGAGAGTTTTTATTTAATGGAATAAAAAATTATCAAAGACTTTTTGGTGATAATATATTTAGGGCAGCTATAGTTAACTCTTTTATATTTTATATAATAAGACTTCCTATAATGCTCATTACTTCTACATTATTGGGAAGTATTATTCATAGAGGTGTAAAGAAATTAAAATCTTTTTTTGAAGCATCTTATTTTATACCAGTTTTAGTTGATGCTGTTGCCTACAGTATGATATTTTTACTTATATTTCAGGATAGAGGAGTAATCAATTTTGTACTATCTAAATTTGGAATAGAAGCTATACCTTGGCTTAAACAAACTATACCGGCAAAACTTCTTATAGTAATAGCAGTTTCTTGGCGTTGGACTGGTTATAATATGATTTTATTCCTTGCTGCTATGCAGAATATACCGGAAGATTATTATGAAGCAGCAACTATAGACGGAGCTAATTCTTGGCAGAAATTTTTATATGTTACATTGCCTTCTTTAAAACCTATAATTTTATTTACTACTATAATGTCTACAATAGGTACATTGAATTTATTTGAAGAGCCTTTCCTTCTTACAAATGGAGGACCTAATAATGGTACAATGACCTTGGGGCTTTATATATATAATCAGGCATTTGTTTCATTAAATATGACTTATGCCGCTACGATATCAGTTCTAATATTGATTATAGTTGGAACTTTAACTTTCTTGCAGTTGAAATTAGGAGATAAAAAATCATGA
- a CDS encoding extracellular solute-binding protein, producing the protein MLKKILAIVFSILAIISCSKKTSNTNADAWTEITPDTETTIEVWAWNVAANHLKDTISSFNAKYPKIKVNVTEFGGPPALKQKLFVSLGGNGELPNVVQMEDIDTPLITEQYHEYFLDLKDQMPDNWSNVVVASKISTSFDSTGKQVTMPFGIAPAALFYRADLFEKAGIDVNSIVTWEDFIEAGKKLQAALPNTKMVGFSYTTGFSSFIRAMMLQQDRDYFDQDGKIAIYSKEGIEAAKMMQRLVNEGITFDTTDWTGTIRASKTDDIASIPYGIWWGGTLKDQAPEMKGKWQVTYLPVLAEGQKRTSIWGGASGGIVNVGDPVKQTAAVEFVKNAMMTIDGQLIAYKQYGLIPTYLPTYEDAKFLEEDPYFGKGFNELLGELVNQMPLSAKYTESFPEAQTLMESAYQTIINDKADVEKTLQNTAEQLKNSTGVEMAK; encoded by the coding sequence GCTTGGAATGTTGCCGCCAATCATTTGAAAGATACTATTTCTTCTTTTAATGCTAAATACCCAAAAATTAAAGTTAATGTTACTGAGTTTGGAGGTCCCCCAGCTTTGAAACAAAAATTATTTGTTAGTCTAGGTGGTAATGGTGAGCTTCCTAATGTTGTACAAATGGAAGATATTGATACTCCTCTTATTACAGAACAATATCATGAATATTTTTTAGATTTAAAAGATCAAATGCCTGATAATTGGAGTAATGTTGTAGTTGCTTCAAAAATATCTACAAGTTTTGATTCTACAGGCAAACAAGTTACAATGCCGTTTGGAATAGCACCTGCAGCTTTATTTTATAGAGCAGATTTATTTGAAAAAGCAGGTATTGATGTTAATAGTATAGTAACTTGGGAAGATTTTATAGAAGCAGGTAAGAAATTACAGGCAGCATTGCCTAATACTAAGATGGTAGGCTTTTCATATACTACAGGTTTTTCTTCCTTCATAAGAGCTATGATGCTTCAGCAAGACAGAGACTATTTTGATCAAGATGGAAAAATAGCAATATATTCAAAGGAAGGAATAGAAGCTGCAAAAATGATGCAGAGATTGGTTAATGAAGGCATAACTTTTGATACAACAGATTGGACAGGTACTATAAGAGCCTCAAAAACAGATGATATAGCAAGTATACCTTATGGAATATGGTGGGGTGGCACTTTAAAAGATCAGGCACCAGAAATGAAAGGTAAATGGCAGGTTACTTACTTACCTGTATTAGCAGAAGGACAGAAAAGAACTTCTATATGGGGCGGAGCTTCAGGCGGAATTGTAAATGTAGGAGATCCTGTAAAACAAACAGCTGCTGTAGAATTTGTTAAAAATGCTATGATGACAATAGACGGTCAATTAATAGCATATAAACAATATGGTTTAATACCTACATATTTACCTACTTATGAAGATGCTAAATTCTTAGAAGAAGACCCTTATTTTGGAAAAGGTTTTAATGAGTTATTAGGTGAATTAGTAAACCAAATGCCTTTATCAGCTAAATATACAGAATCATTCCCAGAGGCACAAACACTTATGGAATCAGCCTATCAAACTATAATCAATGATAAAGCAGATGTAGAAAAAACACTTCAAAATACTGCTGAACAGTTGAAAAATAGTACAGGCGTAGAAATGGCTAAATAA